Proteins encoded within one genomic window of Camelina sativa cultivar DH55 chromosome 19, Cs, whole genome shotgun sequence:
- the LOC104767997 gene encoding uncharacterized protein LOC104767997: MATVKNDPNTFWVTKYLNVHTCSNVDRVANRKRCTSKYMGRLFIDRGFTICPRICERKRRIWICELPYCLRKIEQSNPGSVVDLVVDDEHRFKYIFISFDASICGFNYVRRVIVVDGTHLTGKYEGVLLVACAQDGNFQIFPLAFGIVDSECDASWVWFFLKLSECILDEYSLVVVSDRHSSIAKACRNVIPWATRGICYYHLQQNIISNFNGKQLMYLVKGAAYAHTHDDYNRYMASLTNVNPALAAYLNEADPALWSRVYCPGDIYNNIKTSNIAESINSTLKKAKGYPIAYLIGFIMKKLEHYTYMMTVERIDGWLFHVNGGQHDCLVDLEAKSCSCGVFGVEKIPCSHAIKAAKSSGWHMSTVVDAYYRKDYVYASYATNIMTNVDHDPIGPNIQCIPPIPNGSLTWSDEGPSGGWQKRSLLEARDEIRRQKEEIKLMKGFIVVMAMCLGMCVK, from the exons ATGGCAACTGTGAAGAATGATCCAAACACTTTTTGGGTCACCAAATATCTGAACGTGCATACATGTTCTAATGTGGACCGCGTAGCTAACCGTAAGCGTTGCACCTCAAAATATATGGGGAGGCTTTTTATAGACCGG GGCTTTACAATATGCCCAAGAATATGTGAGAGGAAGCGCCGAATCTGGATATGCGAATTGCCTTATTGTCTTAGGAAAATAGAGCAGTCAAACCCAGGAAGTgtcgttgaccttgttgttgatgacgagCATAGGTTTAAGTACATTTTCATATCTTTCGATGCTTCAATATGTGGTTTCAATTACGTGAGGCgagttattgtggttgatgggaCCCATCTCACCGGCAAGTATGAAGGTGTATTGTTAGTCGCTTGCGcacaggatggtaactttcagatATTTCCGTTGGCTTTTGGAATTGTCGACTCAGAGTGTGATGCTTCATGGGTTTGGTTTTTCCTTAAATTAAGTGAGTGTATCTTGGATGAATATTCATTGGTAGTAGTTTCGGATAGGCACAGCTCAATAGCTAAAGCATGTCGCAATGTTATCCCATGGGCAACAAGAGGGATATGTTACTACCATctccaacaaaacataatttctaatttcaatGGGAAGCAACTGATGTACTTGGTGAAAGGGGCAGCATATGCACATACACATGATGATTACAACCGCTACATGGCTTCGCTTACTAACGTAAATCCGGCTCTTGCAGCCTACTTAAATGAGGCAGATCCAGCTTTATGGTCTCGAGTTTACTGTCCAGGAGATATATACAACAACATCAAGACTAGCAACATTGCGGAATCTATCAACTCCACGCTAAAGAAAGCCAAAGGTTATCCGATCGCATATCTCATTGGGTTTATTATGAAAAAGTTAG AGCATTACACATATATGATGACGGTCGAACGCATTGATGGTTGGCTTTTCCACGTTAATGGTGGGCAACATGACTGTTTGGTTGACTTGGAAGCAAAATCTTGTTCATGCGGGGTGTTTGGTGTTGAGAAAATACCATGTTCACATGCAATTAAGGCTGCCAAGTCAAGTGGATGGCATATGTCTACCGTGGTCGACGCTTACTATAGAAAAGATTATGTATATGCATCGTACGCGACTAACATCATGACCAATGTCGATCATGATCCGATTGGGCCAAATATCCAATGTATACCTCCCATACCGAACGGAAGCCTG ACTTGGTCAGACGAAGGACCGTCAGGTGGTTGGCAAAAGCGGAGCTTATTGGAGGCGAGGGATGAGATCCGTCGGCAGAAGGAAGAAATCAAG CTAATGAAAGGGTTCATTGTTGTCATGGCCATGTGTCTTGGGATGTGTGTGAAGTAG